The Pocillopora verrucosa isolate sample1 chromosome 14, ASM3666991v2, whole genome shotgun sequence genome has a segment encoding these proteins:
- the LOC131796212 gene encoding uncharacterized protein, whose product MQWRVNTNTFGFDVNVKERPPTRRGILSIIGSVFDLFGFAAPFVLTAKKILQDLSKMKLGWDKEIPLEYNVRWQKWLIDLPMLSKLAIDHCFKPANFGTIAYSQLHHFPDASEIGFGSVSYLRLVDINDRVHCAILLGKSQLAPLKKFTIPQLELSAATVSMRSGKAIKRELELSLTEPSVFWTDSTSVLRYVNNEDKRFHTFVVNRTAIIQNGPDPSQWRYVSGESNPGDDLSRGLSAETLLDHEQWIKGAVENWTESVTWIFVCFLPPTN is encoded by the coding sequence ATGCAATGGAGAGTAAACACCAATACATTTGGCTTCGATGTCAATGTCAAAGAAAGGCCCCCTACGCGGAGAGGTATCTTGTCCATTATTGGATCAGTGTTCGACCTCTTTGGTTTCGCTGCACCATTTGTCCTTACAGCCAAGAAAATTCTACAAGACCTTAGCAAGATGAAATTGGGCTGGGACAAGGAAATACCTCTAGAGTACAATGTACGTTGGCAAAAATGGCTTATAGACCTTCCTATGCTGTCAAAGCTTGCGATCGACCATTGTTTTAAACCAGCCAACTTTGGGACCATTGCTTATAGCCAGTTGCACCATTTTCCAGACGCTTCAGAGATTGGTTTTGGTTCAGTATCTTACCTGCGCCTGGTTGATATCAACGATAGAGTCCATTGCGCCATCCTTCTAGGAAAGTCACAGCTTGCacctttgaagaaatttactATTCCTCAATTAGAGCTTTCAGCAGCAACAGTGTCGATGCGGTCAGGCAAAGCCATAAAGAGAGAGCTAGAACTCTCGCTTACCGAGCCATCAGTTTTCTGGACGGATAGTACATCAGTGTTACGTTATGTGAACAATGAAGACAAGAGATTTCACACATTTGTAGTTAACCGCACTGCAATCATTCAGAATGGACCCGACCCTAGCCAGTGGAGGTATGTGAGTGGAGAATCTAATCCAGGTGACGACCTCTCAAGAGGGCTATCAGCAGAAACACTGCTTGACCACGAACAATGGATAAAAGGGGCTGTTGAAAACTGGACCGAGAGTGTCACATGgatttttgtatgtttcttaCCCCCCACGAATTGA
- the LOC136278316 gene encoding uncharacterized protein, with protein sequence MSQSGKKKLKNLRKFRDGRRKFVEKTIEDAKGLIAEGNLIEVKRLKFLRTALETKYLELQSLDREIVDLVDDVEVIDTEVCESCELMSSIQKCIVDIESVLEAQESKGKSQKSPSVVQPGSPESAGTSQGHVLKAFTHAKLPKLELKKFHGNPMHWYPFWESFESAVHKNPNLSSVDKFNYLKSLLTGTAQSSVAGLALTSANYEKVVDLLKPKFGNRQMVISSHIEVLTKLPKVESIGKVKKLRSLYDTVESNVCGLEGMEISSEMYGCFLTPIVMQKLPEEFRIAITRNLESETWNLKDILVEFHKELELREQCLVNNKEFRSSNQRGGLPLSTSAFYTDSSKDKQSSRVWCSFCNQNHQSSKCNVVTTTESRKEVLKNKRQVFPLSQTRAFGT encoded by the coding sequence ATGTCGCAGTCTgggaagaagaaattgaagaatcTGAGGAAATTTCGCGACGGTCGTCGAAAGTTTGTTGAGAAAACTATCGAAGATGCTAAAGGGTTAATCGCTGAAGGTAATCTCATCGAAGTGAAAAGGCTGAAATTTCTTCGAACCGCTCTTGAAACGAAGTATTTGGAGCTTCAATCGCTCGACCGCGAAATTGTGGATCTGGTGGATGACGTTGAAGTTATTGATACCGAAGTCTGTGAGAGCTGTGAGCTAATGAGCTCCATTCAGAAGTGTATTGTAGATATAGAATCTGTTTTGGAAGCTCAAGAAAGTAAGGGAAAGAGCCAGAAATCCCCTTCCGTGGTGCAACCTGGTTCTCCCGAAAGTGCGGGAACTTCTCAAGGTCACGTTTTGAAAGCTTTCACTCATGCAAAGTTACCCAAGCTTGAGCTGAAGAAATTCCACGGAAATCCCATGCATTGGTATCCTTTCTGGGAATCTTTTGAGTCTGCGGTTCACAAGAACCCAAATCTGTCTTCCGTGGATAAATTCAACTATCTGAAGTCACTTCTCACTGGCACTGCACAAAGTTCGGTCGCTGGTCTAGCCCTGACGAGTGCTAACTACGAAAAGGTGGTTGATCTACTGAAACCAAAATTCGGAAATCGGCAGATGGTGATCTCTAGCCACATCGAAGTGCTCACCAAACTCCCTAAGGTGGAATCGATTGGCAAAGTTAAGAAACTCCGAAGCTTGTACGACACAGTGGAATCTAATGTTTGTGGATTAGAAGGTATGGAAATCTCTTCCGAGATGTATGGTTGTTTCTTAACACCAATAGTTATGCAGAAATTACCGGAGGAATTTCGAATCGCTATCACTCGCAATCTGGAATCGGAGACATGGAATCTGAAAGATATTTTGGTTGAATTTCACAAGGAACTGGAACTGAGAGAACAATGTCTTGTCAACAACAAAGAGTTCAGATCCTCAAATCAGAGAGGTGGGTTGCCACTTTCTACATCAGCTTTCTACACTGACAGTTCTAAGGATAAGCAGTCTTCTCGTGTTTGGTGTTCATTTTGCAATCAAAACCATCAGAGTTCTAAGTGTAATGTTGTCACAACTACTGAATCTAGAAAGGAAgttctaaaaaacaaaaggcaagTGTTTCCTTTGTCTCAAACAAGGGCATTTGGCACGTAA
- the LOC136278317 gene encoding uncharacterized protein, producing the protein MGGQDQDNVASVSTSMYVDQSRGSVLLQTATAEVVRPDNDTSSLSVRLVFDSCSQRSYVTKNLKDRLKLPVLRRESLLIKTFGESDARLQTCEIVQVGIKPICDAIVYIQAYVVPVICSPLTQQPTDLTQSSCEHLHGLSLADRCGRGDLPISILIGADHYWSLVQGTIVRGAPWEPVPFATKLGYVLSGPTMIMSHNDNGNTVNLTATHVLKVEASVVNRDEIAFELGKFWDYESLGIRNDSLSLYDKFVSKVEFTEGRYQVQLPFKEDHELLPDNFALCKSRLVSLLKRLNLKLEVLKHYDDVIRDQEKQGIVEPVE; encoded by the coding sequence ATGGGGGGGCAAGATCAAGATAATGTGGCCAGTGTATCTACCAGTATGTATGTGGATCAGTCTAGAGGGTCTGTGTTGTTGCAGACGGCAACCGCTGAAGTTGTGCGTCCAGATAATGACACTTCTTCCCTAAGTGTTCGCCTGGTATTTGACTCATGCAGTCAGAGATCTTACGTAACTAAGAACCTCAAAGACAGACTGAAGTTACCAGTGCTTCGTAGAGAGTCACTTCTGATTAAAACTTTTGGTGAGTCTGATGCCAGACTACAAACATGTGAAATTGTTCAAGTGGGTATCAAACCCATCTGTGATGCAATTGTCTACATACAAGCCTATGTGGTACCAGTCATATGTAGCCCCCTGACCCAACAACCCACAGACCTCACTCAGTCTAGCTGTGAACATCTGCACGGCCTCTCTTTAGCCGACAGGTGTGGTAGAGGAGATCTGCCTATCAGTATTCTCATTGGTGCTGATCATTATTGGTCATTGGTCCAAGGAACCATAGTGAGAGGTGCACCGTGGGAACCTGTTCCTTTCGCCACCAAACTAGGATATGTCCTCTCTGGCCCCACCATGATTATGTCTCACAATGACAATGGTAACACAGTAAATCTTACTGCAACACATGTTCTGAAAGTGGAAGCAAGTGTTGTCAATCGGGATGAAATTGCCTTTGAACTTGGAAAATTCTGGGACTATGAATCACTTGGGATTCGAAATGACAGTTTGTCTCTGTATGACAAATTTGTTAGCAAAGTTGAATTTACGGAGGGAAGATATCAAGTACAGCTACCCTTCAAGGAAGACCATGAGCTGCTTCCAGATAATTTTGCATTGTGCAAGTCAAGGCTAGTTTCACTGCTGAAGCGTCTGAATTTGAAGCTTGAGGTGTTAAAGCACTATGATGACGTCATCCGAGATCAGGAAAAACAGGGAATCGTGGAACCAGTGGAGTAA